The following coding sequences lie in one Portunus trituberculatus isolate SZX2019 chromosome 26, ASM1759143v1, whole genome shotgun sequence genomic window:
- the LOC123509265 gene encoding uncharacterized histidine-rich protein DDB_G0274557-like yields MTRPHHDMKRPHHDTTRPHHDTTRPHHDTTRPHHDTKRPHHDTTRPHHDTKRPHHDTTRPHHDMTRPHHDMKRPHHDTTRPHHDTTRPHHDTTRPHHDTTRPHHDTTRPHHEPDE; encoded by the coding sequence ATGACGCGACCACACCACGATATGAAGCGACCACACCACGATACGACGCGACCACACCACGATACGACGCGACCACACCACGATACGACGCGACCACACCACGATACGAAGCGACCACACCACGATACGACGCGACCACACCACGATACGAAGCGACCACACCACGATACGACGCGACCACACCACGATATGACGCGACCACACCACGATATGAAGCGACCACACCACGATACGACGCGACCACACCACGATACGACGCGACCACACCACGATACGACGCGACCACACCACGATACGACGCGACCACACCACGATACGACGCGACCACACCACGAACCAgacgaataa